One Microbacter margulisiae genomic window carries:
- a CDS encoding efflux RND transporter permease subunit produces MEKLYIRFKSPIAVILLLILIGGAYSYTSMKTSLFPNVTFPKIKIIADNGEQPVDKMMVTVTKPLENAIKQVENLRMIQSTTSMGSCEISAFMDWGSNIYHDQQQVESRIAQIKSSLPPGVKITVEKMNPSILPVMGYSLQSSTKNPIELKMIAEYTVKPFLSRIEGVSAVDVIGGKTKEYRIVLDRQKMELLKISPQDVANALQQTDFIQSNGYTIDYRRLYLTVTDATLRTINELKNLTLFNNTGRQIKVSDIAHVEVAAQTEYVKIKADGKDVPLIAVVKQPNSNLIDVASQVTKQVDILNKILPKGVKLVPYYNQAEFVKNSIKSIMDVLWIGLLLAIVIAIIFLRSIKASSVILITIPLTLSLTFLVLYAIGFDFNIMTIGAIAAAIGLIIDDAIIVVEQLHRTHEQFPERKTKDLIGKSIQYLFPAMVSSSLSTIVILIPFELMSGVAGAYFTILTKTMIVTLVCSFFITWIGLPVIYLLLSRNKPKSETAIHYHAKSYRWMSFFVGKPYLSFGIIAILIAAIVFSVPKLKSGFLPDMDEGSIVLDYNSPPGTSLEETNRMLNEVDKILEKTPEVKAYSRRTGTQMGFFITEPNTGDYLIQLHNHRTKTTVEVSDEIRKQIEHTIPALTVDFGQVITDMLGDLMSSVQPIQIKIFGNDHNKLMSLSKQVADSIQTVPGTADVFDGIVIAGPMLSVIPNEAKLEQYGMTAAYLQEQIQTYINGTVIGTIPEKEQLTNIRMIFPLNNQTPIDQYKQMKICTPTGVYLPLSQFASFSIQSGVTEINRENLQTMGVVTARLNGKDLGSVMKGIRSKLSQISLPPSYQIVYGGSYAQQQKSFSELLKILILGGLLVFTVVLFMFKSLKLSLTVIFISILGISGSVVALLLTKTPLNVGSYTGLIMIIGIIGENSIFTIQQFLSELKHTDTSNALVKALSVRLRPNLMTALGAIAALFPLALGIGTGAQMHQPLAIAVIGGFIIALPLLLIVLPSILKIIIKENPIVYQANK; encoded by the coding sequence ATGGAAAAGCTATATATCCGTTTCAAAAGCCCTATCGCAGTTATTTTGTTATTAATCCTGATTGGAGGTGCTTATTCGTACACTTCAATGAAAACCTCTTTGTTCCCAAACGTCACTTTTCCAAAAATCAAAATCATTGCCGATAATGGAGAACAACCCGTCGATAAAATGATGGTGACCGTGACAAAACCTCTTGAAAATGCCATCAAACAGGTTGAAAATTTGCGAATGATTCAAAGCACCACCAGTATGGGAAGCTGCGAAATATCTGCTTTCATGGATTGGGGTTCAAACATTTACCACGACCAACAACAGGTTGAATCACGTATTGCACAAATTAAAAGTTCATTACCACCGGGGGTCAAGATTACTGTGGAAAAAATGAATCCTTCCATTCTTCCGGTAATGGGATATTCATTGCAATCATCCACCAAGAATCCCATTGAATTAAAAATGATTGCCGAATATACGGTCAAACCATTCTTATCCCGCATAGAAGGAGTTTCGGCAGTGGATGTTATTGGCGGCAAAACCAAAGAATACCGAATTGTATTAGATCGACAAAAAATGGAGCTTTTGAAAATCAGCCCTCAGGATGTTGCCAATGCACTGCAACAAACCGATTTTATTCAGTCGAATGGTTACACGATTGACTACCGAAGACTTTATTTAACGGTAACTGATGCCACATTACGAACAATTAATGAGCTCAAAAACTTGACATTGTTCAATAACACAGGTCGGCAGATCAAAGTTTCAGACATTGCACATGTGGAAGTCGCTGCCCAAACAGAATATGTCAAAATAAAGGCTGACGGGAAGGATGTCCCGTTGATTGCTGTTGTGAAACAACCCAACAGCAACTTAATTGATGTTGCAAGCCAAGTTACAAAACAAGTCGATATCCTAAACAAAATCCTACCTAAAGGGGTGAAATTAGTCCCTTATTATAATCAGGCTGAATTTGTAAAAAATAGCATCAAAAGCATCATGGATGTGCTCTGGATAGGGCTATTGTTAGCTATTGTCATTGCTATTATCTTCCTAAGGTCAATCAAAGCCAGCAGCGTGATCTTAATCACCATTCCGCTAACACTGTCGTTGACCTTCTTAGTGTTATATGCCATCGGGTTCGATTTCAATATCATGACAATCGGCGCTATTGCAGCCGCCATCGGCTTGATTATTGATGACGCCATTATTGTAGTGGAACAACTTCATCGAACCCACGAACAATTTCCTGAACGTAAAACCAAGGATTTGATCGGGAAATCAATTCAATACCTTTTCCCGGCTATGGTCAGTTCATCCTTGAGTACCATTGTCATTCTTATCCCATTTGAATTAATGTCAGGCGTAGCCGGAGCATATTTTACAATTTTAACCAAAACGATGATTGTCACATTGGTTTGCTCCTTCTTTATCACATGGATTGGTCTTCCGGTCATCTATCTTTTACTTTCAAGGAATAAACCAAAATCAGAAACGGCTATTCATTATCATGCTAAAAGTTATCGCTGGATGTCTTTTTTTGTAGGAAAACCTTATTTGAGTTTTGGCATTATTGCTATATTAATTGCTGCCATTGTGTTTAGTGTGCCAAAATTAAAATCAGGATTTCTACCTGACATGGACGAAGGGTCCATTGTGCTCGATTATAACTCCCCTCCCGGCACATCGTTGGAAGAAACCAACCGAATGCTCAATGAAGTGGATAAAATATTAGAGAAAACTCCTGAGGTAAAAGCCTATTCAAGACGAACCGGTACGCAAATGGGATTCTTTATTACTGAGCCCAATACGGGCGATTACTTAATTCAGCTTCATAACCATCGGACAAAAACAACGGTCGAAGTTTCAGATGAAATCAGAAAACAAATTGAACATACGATTCCTGCACTCACTGTCGACTTCGGACAAGTAATCACGGATATGCTCGGCGATTTGATGTCAAGTGTACAACCTATCCAAATTAAGATATTTGGAAATGACCACAATAAACTGATGTCTCTTTCAAAACAAGTGGCCGATAGCATTCAGACAGTACCAGGTACGGCTGATGTCTTTGATGGGATTGTTATCGCCGGCCCTATGCTCAGTGTGATTCCGAACGAAGCAAAATTGGAACAATACGGGATGACAGCTGCTTATTTGCAAGAACAGATCCAAACTTATATTAACGGAACGGTGATTGGAACCATTCCTGAAAAGGAACAGCTGACTAATATTCGAATGATTTTCCCATTGAATAATCAAACACCAATTGATCAATACAAACAGATGAAGATTTGCACACCAACCGGTGTTTATCTCCCCTTGAGCCAGTTTGCTTCATTTAGCATCCAAAGTGGGGTCACCGAAATCAATCGTGAAAACCTGCAAACAATGGGTGTTGTTACGGCGCGCTTGAATGGAAAAGATTTAGGTAGCGTCATGAAAGGAATTCGATCTAAGTTAAGCCAAATTAGTTTACCCCCTTCCTACCAGATTGTGTATGGTGGCTCTTATGCACAACAACAGAAGTCATTTTCGGAGTTGTTGAAAATCCTTATTCTTGGTGGGTTATTGGTTTTCACGGTTGTCCTTTTCATGTTTAAGAGCTTGAAGTTGTCGTTAACTGTCATATTCATAAGCATTTTAGGTATATCTGGCAGTGTGGTTGCCCTGCTTCTCACTAAAACACCTTTGAATGTCGGCAGCTATACCGGCCTAATCATGATTATCGGTATTATCGGGGAAAACTCCATTTTTACCATTCAGCAATTCCTTTCAGAACTAAAACACACTGACACCAGCAATGCATTAGTTAAGGCTCTTTCTGTCAGGTTACGCCCTAATTTGATGACTGCTTTAGGTGCAATTGCAGCACTATTCCCTCTGGCATTAGGAATAGGAACCGGAGCGCAGATGCACCAACCTTTAGCCATCGCGGTTATTGGAGGATTTATCATTGCACTACCGCTGCTGCTGATTGTGTTGCCAAGTATTCTAAAAATAATCATCAAAGAGAATCCAATCGTATATCAAGCTAACAAATAA
- a CDS encoding chloride channel protein, with protein sequence MSFQKSRAIHIKFPHSILGTKNHIQLIHWREEHIKERHFILLLSFVVGLLAGLAAFILKSVIHIIEQLLTEHFSLDQANYWYLVLPIVGIAISGWFVRRIVRDDISHGVTRILHAISQRKAIIKLHNTWSSMVGGAITIGFGGSVGAEAPVVLTGSAIGSNLGKFFKMSQKTLMLMVGCGAAGAISGIFRAPITGVLFTLEVLMLDMTMASVIPLLISSATAAALTYLLMGDRFMFQFSHFAPFTVQRIPYLIVLGITCGFVSLYFTRMTNRMEAMFAKLKVTQKKLLVGGLILSALIFLFPPLYGEGYSTISALLSGSTPDILFNRSLFYHFRNEEVAVIIYLVCIVFFKVIATTATNGGGGVGGLFAPSLFVGGLTGYVLAYAMNFFLGFHLPLKNFAFAGMAGVMSGVMFAPLTAIFLIAEVTGGYDLFMTLMITSTVAYLTMNVFETHSIYAMRLAKAGELMTHNKDRAVLGFMRMQHVIETDLDIVHPDDLLGDLVNIISSSKRNIFPVVDSNNKLLGIITLDEVRNIMFRSDLYNRFRMRELMISPPAVISADDSMESVMKIFERTGAWNLPVVENGKYIGFVSKSAIFNVYRRMLVHFSDE encoded by the coding sequence ATGAGTTTTCAAAAAAGCAGGGCAATTCATATTAAGTTTCCACATTCAATTCTTGGTACTAAGAACCACATTCAATTAATCCATTGGCGAGAAGAACATATCAAAGAACGCCACTTTATCCTGTTATTAAGTTTTGTTGTCGGTTTATTAGCCGGGCTGGCTGCTTTTATTCTTAAATCGGTTATCCATATTATAGAGCAATTACTGACTGAGCATTTCTCACTTGATCAGGCGAACTACTGGTATCTTGTTTTACCTATCGTTGGTATCGCTATTTCCGGGTGGTTCGTGCGTAGAATTGTTCGGGATGATATCAGTCATGGAGTAACCCGAATATTGCATGCTATTTCACAACGCAAAGCTATCATTAAACTTCACAATACCTGGAGTTCAATGGTGGGAGGTGCAATCACCATAGGATTTGGAGGATCTGTGGGAGCAGAAGCGCCTGTCGTGTTAACCGGTTCTGCCATTGGATCAAACTTGGGAAAATTTTTCAAGATGAGCCAGAAAACATTGATGTTAATGGTAGGTTGTGGGGCTGCCGGTGCTATTAGTGGTATTTTTCGGGCGCCTATTACCGGAGTATTGTTCACGCTTGAAGTACTGATGCTTGACATGACTATGGCTTCTGTCATCCCTCTGCTCATTTCTTCGGCAACAGCAGCTGCATTGACTTATTTGTTGATGGGAGACCGCTTTATGTTCCAGTTTTCTCACTTTGCTCCGTTTACAGTACAACGAATTCCTTATTTAATTGTTCTGGGAATCACTTGCGGATTTGTTTCTCTCTACTTTACCCGTATGACAAACCGCATGGAAGCAATGTTTGCTAAACTAAAGGTTACACAAAAGAAATTGCTCGTTGGCGGATTGATATTAAGCGCGCTCATATTCCTTTTTCCGCCATTATATGGTGAAGGATATTCAACCATCAGTGCCTTGTTGTCGGGCAGTACACCGGATATCTTGTTCAATCGAAGTCTTTTTTATCATTTCCGCAATGAAGAGGTTGCTGTAATTATCTATCTCGTCTGTATCGTTTTTTTTAAGGTGATTGCAACAACAGCTACGAATGGTGGTGGCGGAGTTGGAGGCCTTTTTGCTCCAAGTTTGTTTGTAGGTGGTCTTACCGGTTATGTGCTCGCTTATGCCATGAATTTCTTTTTAGGATTTCACTTACCACTTAAAAACTTTGCTTTTGCTGGTATGGCTGGGGTTATGTCGGGAGTAATGTTTGCACCGCTGACGGCAATCTTCCTGATAGCAGAGGTTACAGGAGGATATGATCTGTTCATGACTTTGATGATTACTTCCACAGTGGCCTATTTGACGATGAATGTATTTGAAACCCATAGTATTTATGCTATGCGTTTAGCGAAAGCTGGCGAATTGATGACACATAATAAAGATCGTGCGGTGTTGGGTTTTATGAGAATGCAACATGTTATTGAAACCGACTTAGACATTGTCCATCCGGATGATTTATTGGGCGATCTGGTCAATATCATTTCTTCTTCTAAACGTAATATTTTCCCTGTTGTCGATTCAAATAACAAATTGCTTGGTATTATAACATTGGATGAGGTACGGAATATTATGTTCCGTTCGGATTTATATAATCGTTTCCGTATGCGTGAATTAATGATTTCCCCTCCTGCAGTTATCTCTGCCGATGATTCAATGGAATCTGTAATGAAAATTTTTGAAAGGACAGGAGCTTGGAATCTTCCAGTTGTTGAAAATGGAAAATATATTGGATTTGTTTCAAAATCAGCTATTTTTAACGTGTATCGCCGAATGTTAGTTCATTTCTCCGACGAATAG
- a CDS encoding mechanosensitive ion channel family protein: MEHPPMGHLEEIIWIAGAIIGTFLLVKLSSYVLKRVFHRAAQTMKMDPTNYTFLKNTINFFVVIVGMLILFNKIPELKRIGSALLAGAAIVTAAIGFAAQQAVGNIISGIFIILFKPFRVGDFVVLSDGNQGNVEDITLRHTVLRNPENKSIIVPNSTINSATIVNASFIDQPVCAFVEVGISYAANIDKAIASMQDEAMKHPLLIDHRSESDKEQGKPQVIVRVMALGDSSITLRAWVWASNSGNAFVIKCDLLKAIKERYDREGIEIPYPYQNVLYKKIDD, encoded by the coding sequence ATGGAACATCCACCGATGGGACATTTGGAAGAGATAATCTGGATTGCAGGGGCTATCATTGGGACTTTCCTGTTAGTCAAACTTTCTTCGTATGTGTTGAAGCGCGTTTTTCACAGAGCGGCACAGACGATGAAGATGGATCCTACCAATTATACTTTTTTGAAGAATACGATTAATTTCTTCGTGGTGATTGTCGGGATGCTCATCCTGTTCAATAAAATTCCTGAGTTAAAACGGATTGGATCGGCTTTGTTAGCTGGGGCAGCCATTGTGACGGCTGCTATTGGTTTTGCTGCACAACAAGCTGTGGGTAATATTATTAGCGGCATTTTCATTATTCTTTTCAAACCTTTCCGGGTAGGTGATTTTGTGGTGTTGTCAGATGGTAATCAAGGCAATGTAGAGGATATTACTTTACGGCATACCGTGTTACGAAATCCTGAAAATAAAAGTATTATTGTCCCCAATTCAACCATTAATTCTGCGACTATCGTAAACGCCAGTTTTATAGATCAACCTGTTTGTGCATTTGTGGAAGTTGGCATTAGCTATGCCGCAAATATTGATAAAGCAATAGCTTCCATGCAGGATGAAGCAATGAAACATCCTTTACTTATAGATCATCGTAGCGAGAGCGACAAAGAACAAGGGAAACCGCAGGTTATTGTACGGGTGATGGCTTTAGGCGATTCATCTATCACCTTGCGGGCTTGGGTATGGGCATCTAACAGTGGCAATGCATTTGTGATAAAATGTGATTTGCTGAAGGCTATCAAGGAGCGCTATGACCGGGAGGGGATTGAAATTCCATATCCTTATCAAAATGTATTATACAAAAAGATTGACGATTAA
- a CDS encoding HD domain-containing protein produces METLTLLQKYFDPSSLAYTILVKHSYSVTQKAIAIAESHPEWNPDISFIKEAAMLHDIGIFLTNAPAIGCFGKHQYIEHGYLGSNILKAEGLPRHALVCERHTGMGLSIQEIVEKNLPLPHRNMIPLTLEEQIICYADKFFSKSQNNKEFSIDEVRISLTKYGPQVIQQFDKWTSLFLGIEVGKLVSKSETK; encoded by the coding sequence ATGGAAACTCTCACACTATTGCAGAAATATTTCGACCCTTCTTCTCTCGCATACACGATTTTAGTCAAGCATAGTTATTCTGTCACACAAAAAGCAATCGCCATAGCAGAATCACATCCGGAATGGAATCCTGATATTTCGTTTATCAAGGAAGCAGCTATGTTACATGATATCGGAATCTTTCTAACGAATGCTCCTGCTATTGGCTGCTTTGGTAAACATCAATACATTGAACATGGCTACTTGGGATCTAATATTCTAAAAGCAGAGGGACTCCCACGGCATGCGTTGGTGTGTGAACGTCATACCGGCATGGGATTAAGTATACAGGAAATTGTAGAAAAAAATTTACCATTACCCCACCGCAATATGATTCCTCTCACTCTGGAAGAGCAAATCATTTGTTATGCCGATAAATTCTTTTCCAAATCTCAAAATAACAAAGAATTTTCCATTGATGAAGTCCGAATATCTCTTACTAAGTATGGCCCTCAAGTAATCCAGCAATTTGACAAATGGACATCATTGTTTCTTGGCATAGAGGTTGGTAAACTGGTAAGCAAATCCGAAACTAAGTAA
- a CDS encoding DUF3078 domain-containing protein yields MVKKIWITFLFATFAWVCFAQRQDTIVLNHNSLQNTLNANIVDSLAINLLQKNQQPELDTVSGINYAILPDRSFFMANPLFIDLVFTGLNVKFTPPPAPVVAQMEKKYLSFGEPVASYFNPAFSVIRYTDSLRNWEKNQLMMANPAYFKYDIESLPNPEQFTAHVINIPRKERLKLEHRYELNVPDNMKVAKLIKSPWMTSGSVLGQLSQNLTSSNWYQGGQSNVAGLFILTADANYDQKNIQFDNDFTYHMGIQSEAADSIRGYSVTDNLIRLSSKFGVKAFDNWYYSLSGQLTTYSLTSFSALNSITKMNGFFSPYQLDLGVGMNYNKNKLSFLITPLTYRYIHVANTTNFNLALYGIKPGQNSLREFGSSFLVNYEKQLSNYVDVSTRLYYFTNYHSMQLDWETIANVTINRFFSARISIHPRFDNSSLSTNGVYPKPWQFKELLSFGFAYQFTNLYAKKQ; encoded by the coding sequence ATGGTGAAAAAGATTTGGATCACTTTTTTGTTTGCAACCTTTGCGTGGGTTTGTTTCGCTCAACGACAAGATACCATTGTTCTTAATCATAATTCTTTGCAAAATACATTGAATGCTAACATCGTCGATTCGTTGGCAATTAATTTATTGCAAAAGAATCAACAGCCAGAGCTTGACACGGTTAGTGGCATTAATTATGCTATTTTGCCTGACAGGTCATTTTTTATGGCCAATCCGTTGTTTATAGACTTGGTTTTTACCGGTCTGAATGTGAAATTTACCCCTCCTCCAGCTCCGGTTGTTGCTCAGATGGAGAAAAAATATCTTTCTTTTGGGGAGCCTGTGGCATCTTATTTTAACCCTGCATTTTCTGTTATTCGCTATACGGATAGCCTTCGAAATTGGGAGAAGAACCAACTCATGATGGCTAATCCTGCTTATTTTAAATATGATATTGAGTCATTACCAAACCCAGAACAATTTACAGCACATGTAATTAACATTCCTAGAAAAGAAAGATTGAAGTTGGAACATAGGTATGAATTGAATGTTCCGGATAATATGAAAGTGGCTAAGCTTATAAAATCTCCATGGATGACAAGCGGAAGCGTTTTGGGGCAATTGTCTCAAAACTTAACTTCTTCAAACTGGTATCAGGGGGGCCAAAGTAATGTGGCAGGACTTTTTATTTTGACAGCAGATGCAAATTATGACCAGAAAAATATTCAATTTGATAATGATTTCACCTATCATATGGGAATTCAAAGTGAAGCTGCTGATTCCATCAGAGGTTATTCTGTTACCGATAATCTAATCCGTTTGTCCAGTAAGTTTGGTGTAAAGGCTTTTGATAATTGGTATTACAGCTTATCAGGACAGCTTACAACTTATTCCTTAACTTCGTTTTCTGCGCTTAATTCCATAACAAAAATGAATGGATTTTTTTCTCCCTATCAGCTTGATTTAGGTGTAGGTATGAATTACAATAAAAATAAACTTTCTTTTTTGATCACGCCTCTTACCTATCGGTATATTCATGTTGCGAACACGACAAACTTTAATTTAGCCTTGTATGGAATTAAACCGGGACAGAACAGCCTACGTGAGTTTGGTAGCTCATTTCTTGTAAACTACGAAAAACAGCTTTCAAATTACGTTGATGTGAGTACCCGTTTATATTACTTTACCAATTATCATTCAATGCAACTGGATTGGGAAACTATTGCCAATGTTACAATAAACCGTTTCTTCTCTGCCCGGATTTCGATACATCCCCGCTTTGATAATAGCTCGCTTTCTACCAATGGAGTTTATCCCAAACCATGGCAATTTAAGGAATTACTTAGTTTCGGATTTGCTTACCAGTTTACCAACCTCTATGCCAAGAAACAATGA
- a CDS encoding glycosyltransferase, whose product MHDTEFDKPQIILVAPLNWGLGHASRCIPLIKKWNIEGHRIILSANGEAASLLHKEFPALSFVKLPEWKIRYSSNRSQIFSLLWQLPALLVSNIIEHWKLRKIVKKYHISLIVSDNRFGLWHRHIKSIYITHQLMIKVPQPMQWAEPLLWKIHHWIIIQYDECWIPDIASQDNLSGDLSHRYPLPKHAHFIGWLSRFPVDKRITIKKHYHTLCLISGPEPHRTLLEQSLIYRFQSQNTPTLIVQGKPSIEQHWQSIGNIDIVSHLDTTEMQTYIIDTPDLICRSGYSTLMDLKVLNKNATELIPTPGQTEQIYLMQWNNPSKKHL is encoded by the coding sequence ATGCACGATACTGAATTTGACAAACCACAAATTATTCTCGTGGCTCCACTTAACTGGGGTCTGGGACATGCTTCCCGATGCATTCCATTAATAAAAAAATGGAACATTGAGGGGCATCGCATCATTTTATCCGCAAATGGAGAGGCTGCCTCTCTTTTACACAAAGAATTTCCCGCACTATCTTTTGTCAAGTTGCCGGAATGGAAAATTCGCTATTCTTCAAATCGTTCTCAAATTTTTAGCCTTCTATGGCAGCTTCCGGCTTTATTGGTTTCCAATATCATTGAACATTGGAAGTTACGCAAAATTGTCAAAAAGTATCACATATCATTGATTGTGTCCGATAATCGTTTCGGACTGTGGCATCGCCATATCAAATCAATTTATATCACCCACCAGTTAATGATTAAAGTTCCTCAGCCGATGCAATGGGCAGAACCTTTGCTTTGGAAGATTCATCATTGGATTATTATACAGTATGATGAATGCTGGATTCCCGATATTGCTTCCCAAGACAATTTGTCAGGAGATTTGTCACATAGATATCCACTGCCCAAGCATGCTCATTTTATTGGCTGGCTGTCACGTTTCCCTGTCGACAAACGAATCACCATCAAGAAGCACTACCATACGCTGTGTCTGATATCGGGGCCGGAACCGCATAGAACGTTACTTGAACAATCTTTAATTTATCGGTTTCAAAGCCAAAATACGCCAACATTAATTGTTCAAGGGAAACCTTCTATTGAGCAACACTGGCAATCAATAGGCAATATTGATATTGTTTCTCATCTGGACACTACCGAAATGCAAACCTATATCATCGACACACCTGACTTGATTTGCCGGTCGGGATACTCCACATTAATGGACCTAAAAGTATTAAACAAGAACGCAACAGAACTTATTCCAACCCCAGGTCAAACAGAGCAAATCTATTTAATGCAATGGAACAATCCATCTAAAAAACATTTATAG
- a CDS encoding geranylgeranylglyceryl/heptaprenylglyceryl phosphate synthase produces MRPVCQKFVDAMHKKEKLFLVLMDPDHFIHQEQITQYITYVKQAHPDMILIGGSLTTQATGTLIKQIKRLCTLPLVLFPGNIFQFTTEADALLLLSLISGRNPELLIGQHVAMAQTIKKSGIEAISTGYMLVESDQTTTVEYISNTRPLPHSKPQIAAATAIAGTLLGNQLIYLEAGSGAKQPVPTEMITEVKKSIEVPLIVGGGLRRESAILDALTAGADAIVVGNALEKNPELMIHFAHLVHRFNQ; encoded by the coding sequence ATGAGACCTGTCTGCCAAAAATTCGTGGATGCGATGCACAAAAAGGAAAAACTATTCCTCGTCCTAATGGATCCAGATCATTTTATTCACCAGGAACAAATCACACAATATATTACTTATGTCAAACAGGCACATCCGGATATGATTTTAATTGGTGGAAGCCTAACAACACAAGCAACAGGCACGCTTATTAAGCAGATCAAGAGACTATGCACGCTCCCTCTGGTATTATTTCCGGGCAATATTTTCCAATTTACGACCGAGGCTGATGCACTTTTGCTGCTATCACTCATTTCAGGTAGAAACCCGGAATTATTGATCGGACAGCATGTTGCAATGGCTCAAACCATTAAAAAATCTGGAATTGAGGCTATTTCAACGGGGTATATGCTAGTAGAAAGTGACCAAACAACAACCGTAGAATATATTAGTAACACGCGTCCATTACCTCATTCAAAGCCCCAAATAGCAGCTGCCACAGCAATAGCAGGAACCCTGCTAGGCAATCAACTAATCTATTTGGAAGCAGGTAGTGGTGCAAAACAACCTGTACCTACCGAAATGATTACAGAAGTAAAAAAATCCATAGAAGTACCGCTGATTGTTGGTGGAGGATTACGGAGGGAATCAGCTATTCTTGATGCATTGACAGCCGGAGCAGATGCCATTGTCGTTGGCAATGCGCTGGAAAAAAACCCTGAGCTCATGATTCATTTTGCACACCTAGTTCATCGTTTTAATCAATAA
- a CDS encoding ISAon1 family transposase — translation MHYYLDGKQLQEQYKDYLSDYHQWDQKSHAHQWLLYPDNVGRFLSIDETSLSNGELYTIVTNKAAKGGKGTIVAMVRGTKAEDIVAVLNKLPKRVRWKVREVTMDMAANMEYVIKICFPQASRVTDRFHVQQLAYDAVQELRIKHRWNALDRETIDMALAKACGRKYNPPVLANGDTLKQLLARSRYLLFKKPTAWTYSQKTRAEILFELYPDLKKAYHFSLQLGAIYHQTKDKGVAFAKLAQWYDRVDNSGILSFGSITRTIQSHYLTILNYFNHRSTNASAESFNAKIKAFRASFRGVRDVNFFLFRLTKIYA, via the coding sequence GTGCATTATTATCTGGATGGCAAGCAGTTGCAAGAGCAATACAAGGACTATCTGAGTGATTATCATCAGTGGGATCAAAAATCTCATGCTCACCAATGGCTGCTTTATCCGGATAATGTAGGCCGCTTCTTAAGTATAGATGAAACCAGCTTGTCTAACGGAGAACTATATACTATTGTCACCAACAAAGCGGCAAAAGGAGGTAAAGGAACCATTGTGGCTATGGTTCGGGGAACTAAGGCAGAGGATATTGTCGCGGTTCTCAACAAGCTGCCAAAGCGTGTCAGGTGGAAAGTCCGGGAAGTTACCATGGATATGGCAGCCAATATGGAATACGTGATCAAAATTTGCTTTCCCCAAGCCAGTAGAGTGACCGACAGGTTTCATGTTCAACAGTTGGCTTATGATGCCGTTCAGGAGCTCAGAATTAAACATCGTTGGAATGCACTGGACAGGGAAACGATCGATATGGCATTAGCGAAAGCCTGCGGAAGGAAATACAATCCACCGGTTCTGGCAAACGGAGACACTCTCAAGCAACTACTGGCGCGTAGCAGATATTTGTTGTTTAAGAAACCCACAGCATGGACATATTCTCAGAAAACAAGAGCTGAAATTCTTTTTGAACTGTATCCTGACCTAAAGAAAGCATATCATTTTTCCTTGCAATTGGGGGCTATTTACCATCAAACAAAAGACAAAGGAGTAGCTTTTGCTAAACTGGCACAGTGGTATGATAGGGTTGATAACTCAGGTATTTTGTCATTTGGAAGCATCACCAGAACCATTCAATCACATTATTTGACGATCCTGAATTATTTTAATCACAGAAGTACAAATGCTTCTGCAGAATCATTCAATGCCAAAATCAAAGCTTTTAGGGCATCTTTCAGAGGCGTGAGAGATGTGAATTTTTTCCTTTTCAGACTAACAAAAATTTATGCTTAA
- a CDS encoding ISAon1 family transposase N-terminal region protein produces the protein MEKETELKSAEHQLLELILPEGILEYFEIKSVRNIGIGYAVYLEEKPDIPSEYAGEPLRCHGFHQEQTIHDFPIRGKVFDLKIKCRRWLNANTNQVVSRNWELTAKGTRFTQEFAAFLKELPGYSSHKC, from the coding sequence ATGGAAAAAGAGACAGAATTAAAGTCAGCGGAACATCAGTTGTTGGAGTTAATATTGCCAGAAGGGATTCTGGAGTATTTTGAAATAAAATCAGTTAGGAACATTGGGATAGGTTATGCGGTTTATCTTGAAGAAAAGCCTGATATTCCTTCAGAGTATGCAGGAGAACCTCTTCGTTGTCATGGCTTTCATCAGGAACAAACCATACATGATTTTCCAATACGAGGAAAGGTATTTGATTTGAAGATTAAGTGTCGAAGGTGGTTGAATGCCAATACAAACCAAGTGGTTAGCCGAAATTGGGAACTTACGGCAAAAGGAACGCGATTTACACAGGAATTCGCGGCTTTTTTAAAAGAATTACCTGGATACTCATCCCATAAGTGCTAA